Genomic segment of Bacteroides stercoris ATCC 43183:
TAGCGGGCTACGACGGCGGTTTGCTCAAAAGCATCCAGGTTGCGCACCAATTGGCGTGAAGTGGCGGTCATGTCCCGGTCCACCACGCCGACGGGCATGTCGGTAGGTAAGCCGGAATCCATTAGCGTTGTGAAGAATATATAGCAGAACAGAGGTGCTATGACCATGCAGAACAGGTATAGCGGGCGCGAAACGAGCCGTCGCAACTCGCGTTTCATCACATTCAGCAGGGCTGTGTATTTGTTGTTCTTCTTCTCCATTATCACTCTGTCACCTTATTGTTTTACAACCTTATGCAATCTTGTCACTTATTCAATATCACGCTCATACCCGGACGCAGGCCTTCTGTTTTCTCCAGTGGAGATGCCTTGACTTCAAATGTCTTTAAGTCGAACTGTCCGGTTGTTTTGGTAGCTTTCCAGGCGGCGTATGTGCCGAGGTCTTTCAGGTAGTATACTTTCAGACGGATGTTCCTGTCGAGGGCGGGGATGAAAGCTTCAAATTCGGTTCCCATGCCCAGTCCCTGCAATAAATCCTCGCGCACGTTGAAAGTGACCCACATATCGTCCATAACGGCAATGTTCATGATGGGGGCGCCTGTGCCTACCAGTTCGCCTGTTTTGGGGAATATTTCGGAAACCTCTCCGGCTGTCTGCGCTATCAAGCAGGTTTCCCTGATGTATGATTCCACTTCGGCAACAGCGCCTTTCGCACGCTCTACCAGGGCGGCTGCGGCAGCCTTGTCCTCGCGTTCCGCGCCGTTCTTCGCCATAGTGTACTGGGCTTGTGCGGCTTTTTCAGTGGCTTGTGCGGCATCGCGCTGGGCGGTAACTTCGTCCAGCTTCTGGGCGGACATCACTCCCTGGTCGTGCAGGTTCTTTACGCGTTTGTACGATTTTTCGGCAATGGCAAGTCCTGCCCGGGCTTTTTGCCATATTTCGTAGGCTGCCTGTATCTGTTCCTGGCGGGCGCCTTTCAAGGCTTTTTCGTTTTGGGCTTGTGCGGCGGCTTCGGCAGCACGGGCCTGTTCCAGTTTTGCCTGCACATCCGGGGCTTCGAGAATGGCAAGCGTATCTCCTGCCTGCACGCTCTGTCCCTCTTTCACCCGGAACTCCAGGATACGTCCCGGTACTTTGCTCGATACGCGATACTCTGTTACTTCGGCCTGCCCTTGTATGATTTCCGGCCCTTTGCGCAGCATGAAGAAACCTACGAGGGCAACGATGGCGATTACTCCCGTCAGGGTGAGGAATGCCAGCAACATGTTACTGTTTTGTGATTTTGTATCCATTATTGTAATTTATGATTTCAGTTTTTAATTCTCGATATTCAGACTTCCCGTTGCTTTCTTCAGATAGATTTCCGTCAGCTTCACGTCTATCTGTGCATCTATCTTTTCCGATTGGGCAGACAACCAGGCGGTGTGGGCTTCCAATACATTGCTTGCCGGGATAACCCCTTCCTCGAATCCGAGAGTGGCGTAGCGCAGGTTCTCATCAGCCTTTTCCAGGTTCTTCTCCGCCATGATAAGTTTCTTGGCCGCTTCGTTTACCTTGAAAACCGATTGGCTGACCTGCAGTTCTATCTTTTCTTTGGCATCGTCCAGTTGGTACCGGCTGATGCGTGCTTCGGACTTGGCGGCTTTTACCTTGTAGATGCCTTCTCCCCAATGCCAGACAGGTATGCTGACCATGACGCCTACGTTCCACATGCCCTTGAACTTGTTTTCGAAGCTGTTGAATACGGACGGATTGGTTGCCATATAGTTTCCGATGAGCGCTACGGACGGCAGGAATTCCGAACGGATCACGTTCACTTTCTGCTTATAGATTTGTGCGGCGAGTTCCAGGCTGCGCACTTCCGGCCGTGTGGCATATACGTTATTCATGTCGATGCTGCTGTTGTCGGCCGGGGTGGGGAGCAGGTCGTCTTCCTGCTCGTCTGCCAGAGTGACGGGAGTGGAAAGGTCTAATCCGCATAGTTGGCATAGCAACATTCTGGAAAGGCTTAAACCGTCGTTTACTTTTGTCAGTGTCATTTCGGCTTCGTTCACTTTGACTTTTACCGACAGTCCGTCCGCTTTGGTCGCCACTCCTTCGGCAATCATCTTGTCTATGTCGCTTTCCAGTTTTTGCAGGAGTTCGAGATAGCTTTCCGCCAGTTTCTTCTTGTTGGCGAGAGACACCACTTGCCAGTATGCCTGGTCGGTGCTCAGAATTACTTCCTGCATTCCGCTGTTGTGCTGCTGGCGTGCCAGTTCTTCGGCATATCTGGTTATTTTGTTGTAGGCGCGTATCTTGCCGCCCATATAGAGGGGTTGGGTCAGCGTCAGCGCTCCGGCATACATATTGCGTGTGTCGGTGCGGAAAGCATCTACGAGCGATTGTCCCAATCCGTTGAGCGGAGTGGCAATGTCTATATTGCCCAATGATTGCACAAGTGCCATGAATTGCGGGTTCTGTGCCAGTTGCGGGTATTGGGTCATCATTCCCTGGATTCCGTTTTGCAGCGCGCCGCTTACCTGCGTTCCTACACTGCCGAGTGCACCTTTCTGTGCATCGTTCAATAAGGAAAACTCTTTCTGGTTGCGCATATATCCGCCGGTAGCGGAAATCTTGGGCAGATAGTTTGTAAATGCTTCTTTTTTACGGTAGTGCGCCGCATTGATTTTCTCGCGGCTTATCAGCAGCTCCTTATTGTTGGCTACGGCCAGTGCACGGCAACTATCCAGGCTCAGGATGCCCTGTGCGCTCGTTGGCAGCATCAGGCAGGTCAAGTAGATGAAACAGAAGAACTTTTTCATTGTATCTATACATTGTAAATGTTGTGGGAATATTGTTTTATGAAGCAACAATAATTGCATAAACAACGATGCAAATGTATAGAGTTTCAATGATATTACAAAATAAATTGCGGATTTTTTGATTTAAGGGAGGGGAAGAAACAGAAAACAATCTTTTTCAGACAGAAGAACAAAAGAACAAATTTTAGTTTTGACACACCTCAAATTTGTTCTTTTGTTCTTCTGTCCGAATCAATTCGAATCAATCCAGATTGAACGACTGTGAACCGATAAGCGTTCCGTCCGAGAATATGTCTACACGGTAGCTTCCTGCGTACAGGAACTCCTCGACATCCCAATACACCGTTACGTTCTGTTCCTCGCCGTTATATTCTATATATTTCTTGATGGAATATACCAGTTCGCGGTTTTCATAGGGGAATGTATTGGAATCGCTTTTGCTCAATACGCCGTTGTCCGGTTTGGTGATACGGACGTAGAGGGTGCGTTCGCCTGTTTCGGCAGTTATGTTCTTGACAATTGTGAAGTTGATTTTCAGCTTGACGACGTCTTTTACCTTTTTGGCTTTCTTGCCCCGCTTGTTGGCGGCAAAGATGTTGATGTTCGTTGCATCGAGCTGGGCGGCAAGCGTCACTTTCTTATTCAGGTTTTTCTTTTCTTCGGCAAGGCTGCTGATTTGTTGCGAAGCGACATTGTATTTGCGGGTAACGTCGGCTATCACCTCTTTCTGGTGGGTAGTGAGGCGGCTCAGGGAGTCTATCTGGTTGATATAGCCTATCATTACTTTACGCAGGGTTGCCAGTTCTTTCTTCAATCGGCGTATTTCGGTGGCATTGGTACTTTTTACGGTACGGAGCTCTTCCAGCAGACGCTGCGTTTTCAGTTGTTCCTGCTCCAGAAGGACGGAAAGGGAGTCGTTGGATACGGTGAGCTTCAATTCATCGTACTGCTTGGCGAAGTCGGTGTACTGGTTTTCCAGGTCTTCCTTTTCCAGGTTGAATTCCTGCACCAACTCGTTGTTGGCGCGTTTTTCTGAAATCAGCAATACGGTAACACCTATTAATAATAGTATCAGAATGCTTCCGACAACAACCTGAAGCGTATTTTTCTTGTTGGCCATTTTGATAGTGTTTAGTGGTTAATGATTGGTGATTGACAGACGGATGCTTCCCTCTATAATCGTAAATCGCCGCAAAAATAATCATTAATCACCAATCACTGATCACTAACCCCAATCAAATTCTTCATTTAACTAAAATTATTACGGAAATATTTCTTTAATCAGGAATGTCGTTGTATTTTTGTAGCAACTTTATAGAACACTAATAAACAAAAACTTTAGAAATTATGTCAAAAGTAACCGTAGTAGGTGCAGGTAACGTAGGTGCTACATGCGCTAATGTGTTAGCCTTTAATGAAGTGGCTGACGAAGTGGTAATGCTGGATGTTAAAGAAGGCGTTTCAGAGGGTAAAGCAATGGATATGATGCAGACTGCTCAACTGTTGGGCTTCGATACCACTGTTGTAGGTTGTACCAACGATTATGAGAAGACAGCTAACTCCGATGTTGTGGTAATCACTTCCGGTATTCCCCGTAAGCCGGGTATGACCCGCGAAGAGTTGATTGGTGTGAATGCAGGCATCGTTAAGTCGGTTGCGCAGAACATTCTGAAATATTCTCCCAACGCTATCCTCGTGGTTATCTCCAACCCGATGGACACTATGACTTATCTGTCTTTGAAATCTCTGGGTATCCCCAAGAACCGTATCATCGGTATGGGCGGCGCTTTGGACAGCTCTCGTTTCAAATACTTCCTGTCTCAGGCTTTGGGCTGCAATGCCAACGAAGTAGAAGGTATGGTTATCGGCGGTCACGGTGATACTACCATGATTCCTCTGGCTCGTCTGGCTACGTACAAAGGCCAGCCGGTAAGCACGCTGTTGAGCGCGGAAAAACTGGATGAAGTAGTTGCTTCCACTATGGTAGGCGGCGCTACGCTGACTAAGTTGCTGGGTACTTCTGCATGGTATGCTCCGGGTGCGGCAGGTGCTTATGTGGTTGAATCCATCATCCACAACCAGAAGAAGATGATTCCTTGCTCGGTATATCTGGAAGGTGAATACGGCGAATCGGATATCTGCATCGGTGTTCCCGTTATCCTTGGCAAGAACGGTATCGAAAAGATTGTTGAACTGGAACTGAACGCTGACGAAAAAGCTAAATTCGCTGCCAGCGCCGCTGCCGTCCACAAGACAAATGCTGCTCTGAAAGAAGTAGGCGCTCTCTAATCGGGAGACGACCTGGAATATAATAAGTAAAGCCTCGCTGACTTTTGCCGGAAAGGGAAAGTCGCGGGGCTTTTGCGTTTTTACTATCTTTGGACATACCCTCGTGGGAGTTATCTCACATCTGCTCCCCACATCATCTTATTCCGCAACGTATCGAAAAAGATGTGATTGAATCGTTTCACTACCTTTATGGAATAGTCCGCACGTGAAATAGTGAGCCGCGTAGTCTCCTTGCACGATTCGCTTCGTCCGTCGACGGCTACGAGGAAGTTGTGGCTGCGGCTTTCCACATCGAGCGTGATTTCCCAGTCGTCGCAGATGACAATGGGACGTACATTCAGGCTGTGAGGGGCAACGGGGGTGATGGCGATGGTCTTGCTGTGAGATACGATGACCGGGCCGCCCACACTTAGCGAATAGGCGGTGGAACCGGTAGGGGTGGCAATGACCAGTCCGTCGGCCTGATAAGTGGTGAGGTGTGCTCCGTTGATGGCGGTATGGATGCTTATCATGGACGAACTGTCACGTTTCAGTACGGCTATTTCATTGAGGGCGTACGGATATTCCATCAGTTTTTCATCATCGCACTTCAACTGTAATACGCTGCGTTCCTCTACTTTATAGTGGTTGTTGTAGATTTCGTCAATCGTTTCTTCCATTTCTTCGGGCGATATGTCGGCCAGAAAGCCGAGGCGTCCCGTATTGATGCCCAGAATAGGAATGTTTTTCTTGCCTACACGGCTGGCGGCTTTCAAAAACGTGCCGTCACCGCCGATGCTGATAACCATATCGGCGCGGAAGTCGTCACCGTCGAACAATTCGGCGGGCGGAATGTTGAGGTGTAGGTCGGAAGTCAGGAAATTATAGAACTCGCGGCAGACACAGAGTTGTGCCTGATGCTGAGCCAGCAGGCGGAAAAGATTTTCGGCATGCGATGACTTTTTCGCCTGGTAGGTATTTCCGAATATGGCAAATTTCATAATTGTTTTCTGTTTTTGTAAGATGCAAAAATAGTTTTTTTCTCAGAATGCTGCCAACATATTGCTATTATTTGTACTTTTGCCCCAAACTATAAGCCGAATTATGACTAGATTAAGTGTAAATATTAATAAAGTAGCGACATTGCGTAACGCACGTGGAGGAAATGTGCCTAATGTTGTAAAAGTGGCGTTGGATTGCGAGAGTTTTGGAGCCGACGGTATAACGGTGCATCCGCGTCCCGATGAAAGACATATCCGTAAGAGCGATGTTTACGACCTGCGTCCGCTGTTGCGCACGGAGTTTAATATAGAGGGATATCCCGCACCCGAATTTATCGACTTGGTACTGAAAGTGAAACCGCATCAGGTAACGTTGGTTCCGGATAGCCCCACTCAGTTGACTTCCAACTCCGGCTGGGACACGAAAGCCAATCTGGAGTTTCTGACCGAAGTGCTGGAAGCGTTCAATACCGCCGGTATCCGTACGTCGGTATTCGTGTCTACCGATGCAGAGATGATAGAGTATGCCGCCAAAGCCGGTGCCGACCGGGTGGAACTCTATACCGAGCCCTATGCTACGGCATTCCCTAAAAATCCGGAAGCTGCGGTAGCTCCTTTTGTGGAAGCAGCCAGAACGGCACGCAGCCTGGGACTGGGACTGAATGCAGGCCATGACCTGAGTCTGGAAAATCTGAATTATTTCTATAAAAACATACCCTGGCTGGATGAGGTCTCTATCGGTCATGCGCTGATTAGCGATGCTTTGTATCTGGGATTGGAACGTACCATTCAGGAATATAAAAACTGTCTCCGCTGATGAATCTTATGTTGTTATTGGCCCAAGTGGCTCCGGCGTTGGCCGATTCTGTTGCCGGCGCCAATCCGGTACTTACTCCCATTGCCGCTCCCGATGAAATGAATCTGTGGAGCATGGCTGTCAAGGGTGGTTGGATTATGGTAGTGCTCGGAGTACTCTCCGTAGTGTGCTTCTATATTCTGTTCGAGCGCAATTACGTTATCCGTAAGGCGGGCAAGGAAGACCCTATGTTTATGGATAAGATCAAGGATTATATTCTGGGTGGTGAGATTAAGGCCGCCATTGCCTATTGCCGCAGTGTGGATACGCCTTCGGCACGGATGATAGAGAAAGGTATCAGCCGGTTGGGACGCCCGGTGAATGATGTGCAGGCAGCCATAGAGAATGTCGGCAACATCGAAGTGGCGAAACTGGAAAAGGGGCTGACCATCATGGCTACCATTTCGGGCGGCGCTCCGATGATTGGTTTCCTGGGTACGGTGACCGGTATGGTGCGTGCTTTCTTTGAAATGGCGAATGCCGGTAATAATATCGACATCACCCTGCTTTCCGGCGGTATATACGAGGCTATGATTACTACGGTAGGCGGTCTGATTGTGGGCATCATCGCCATGTTCGCCTACAATTACCTGGTGACGCTGGTGGACGGTGTGGTAAATAAAATGGAAGCCAAGACAATGGCTTTCATGGACTTGCTGAACGAGCCTGCCAAATAAATCATAATTCATAAATCAGAAACAA
This window contains:
- a CDS encoding HlyD family secretion protein, whose amino-acid sequence is MDTKSQNSNMLLAFLTLTGVIAIVALVGFFMLRKGPEIIQGQAEVTEYRVSSKVPGRILEFRVKEGQSVQAGDTLAILEAPDVQAKLEQARAAEAAAQAQNEKALKGARQEQIQAAYEIWQKARAGLAIAEKSYKRVKNLHDQGVMSAQKLDEVTAQRDAAQATEKAAQAQYTMAKNGAEREDKAAAAALVERAKGAVAEVESYIRETCLIAQTAGEVSEIFPKTGELVGTGAPIMNIAVMDDMWVTFNVREDLLQGLGMGTEFEAFIPALDRNIRLKVYYLKDLGTYAAWKATKTTGQFDLKTFEVKASPLEKTEGLRPGMSVILNK
- a CDS encoding MotA/TolQ/ExbB proton channel family protein; its protein translation is MNLMLLLAQVAPALADSVAGANPVLTPIAAPDEMNLWSMAVKGGWIMVVLGVLSVVCFYILFERNYVIRKAGKEDPMFMDKIKDYILGGEIKAAIAYCRSVDTPSARMIEKGISRLGRPVNDVQAAIENVGNIEVAKLEKGLTIMATISGGAPMIGFLGTVTGMVRAFFEMANAGNNIDITLLSGGIYEAMITTVGGLIVGIIAMFAYNYLVTLVDGVVNKMEAKTMAFMDLLNEPAK
- a CDS encoding pyridoxine 5'-phosphate synthase; its protein translation is MTRLSVNINKVATLRNARGGNVPNVVKVALDCESFGADGITVHPRPDERHIRKSDVYDLRPLLRTEFNIEGYPAPEFIDLVLKVKPHQVTLVPDSPTQLTSNSGWDTKANLEFLTEVLEAFNTAGIRTSVFVSTDAEMIEYAAKAGADRVELYTEPYATAFPKNPEAAVAPFVEAARTARSLGLGLNAGHDLSLENLNYFYKNIPWLDEVSIGHALISDALYLGLERTIQEYKNCLR
- a CDS encoding TolC family protein, with translation MKKFFCFIYLTCLMLPTSAQGILSLDSCRALAVANNKELLISREKINAAHYRKKEAFTNYLPKISATGGYMRNQKEFSLLNDAQKGALGSVGTQVSGALQNGIQGMMTQYPQLAQNPQFMALVQSLGNIDIATPLNGLGQSLVDAFRTDTRNMYAGALTLTQPLYMGGKIRAYNKITRYAEELARQQHNSGMQEVILSTDQAYWQVVSLANKKKLAESYLELLQKLESDIDKMIAEGVATKADGLSVKVKVNEAEMTLTKVNDGLSLSRMLLCQLCGLDLSTPVTLADEQEDDLLPTPADNSSIDMNNVYATRPEVRSLELAAQIYKQKVNVIRSEFLPSVALIGNYMATNPSVFNSFENKFKGMWNVGVMVSIPVWHWGEGIYKVKAAKSEARISRYQLDDAKEKIELQVSQSVFKVNEAAKKLIMAEKNLEKADENLRYATLGFEEGVIPASNVLEAHTAWLSAQSEKIDAQIDVKLTEIYLKKATGSLNIEN
- a CDS encoding NAD kinase produces the protein MKFAIFGNTYQAKKSSHAENLFRLLAQHQAQLCVCREFYNFLTSDLHLNIPPAELFDGDDFRADMVISIGGDGTFLKAASRVGKKNIPILGINTGRLGFLADISPEEMEETIDEIYNNHYKVEERSVLQLKCDDEKLMEYPYALNEIAVLKRDSSSMISIHTAINGAHLTTYQADGLVIATPTGSTAYSLSVGGPVIVSHSKTIAITPVAPHSLNVRPIVICDDWEITLDVESRSHNFLVAVDGRSESCKETTRLTISRADYSIKVVKRFNHIFFDTLRNKMMWGADVR
- the mdh gene encoding malate dehydrogenase; translation: MSKVTVVGAGNVGATCANVLAFNEVADEVVMLDVKEGVSEGKAMDMMQTAQLLGFDTTVVGCTNDYEKTANSDVVVITSGIPRKPGMTREELIGVNAGIVKSVAQNILKYSPNAILVVISNPMDTMTYLSLKSLGIPKNRIIGMGGALDSSRFKYFLSQALGCNANEVEGMVIGGHGDTTMIPLARLATYKGQPVSTLLSAEKLDEVVASTMVGGATLTKLLGTSAWYAPGAAGAYVVESIIHNQKKMIPCSVYLEGEYGESDICIGVPVILGKNGIEKIVELELNADEKAKFAASAAAVHKTNAALKEVGAL